A DNA window from Leptospiraceae bacterium contains the following coding sequences:
- the rpsP gene encoding 30S ribosomal protein S16 — MVKLRLQRTGTKNEPHYRIVAADSRFPRDGRFIDVVGQYHPINKANQVVINDEKTIGWLKKGAQPTNTVKDLFKKSGLWSKFKAK, encoded by the coding sequence TTGGTTAAACTTAGATTACAAAGAACTGGCACGAAAAACGAACCTCATTATAGAATTGTAGCTGCAGATAGTAGATTTCCTAGAGATGGAAGATTTATTGATGTAGTAGGTCAATATCATCCAATCAACAAAGCGAACCAAGTTGTCATCAACGATGAAAAAACAATTGGCTGGCTTAAAAAAGGTGCTCAACCCACTAATACTGTGAAAGATTTGTTTAAAAAATCGGGTCTTTGGAGCAAATTTAAAGCTAAATAA
- the rimM gene encoding 16S rRNA processing protein RimM, whose amino-acid sequence MIDDYISIGKITSTFGLKGFLKVASSGDILPSLKANSTLYLSSESSFTPCRLLEIRKVKNQYVLSIEGCKSIEEAEKLIGSILYFPKKSSKELLGVDEFFVHQLIGLHPYLGDTEYTGFKLTEVIENPVHPVLLFSDTNIEILIPYINKFIGKVDLENSRMEILNWQDWINAD is encoded by the coding sequence TTGATTGATGATTATATTTCTATCGGAAAAATCACTTCTACTTTTGGACTAAAGGGTTTTCTTAAAGTAGCGAGTAGTGGTGATATTCTCCCTTCTCTTAAAGCAAATAGCACTCTATATTTATCCTCAGAGTCTAGTTTCACGCCATGTAGGCTTTTAGAAATTCGAAAAGTCAAGAATCAGTATGTTCTCTCCATTGAAGGCTGCAAATCCATTGAAGAAGCTGAAAAGTTAATTGGTTCCATTCTATATTTCCCAAAGAAAAGCTCGAAAGAGTTACTTGGAGTCGATGAGTTTTTTGTTCATCAATTAATCGGTCTCCATCCATACTTGGGAGATACTGAATATACAGGATTTAAACTTACTGAGGTAATTGAAAATCCTGTGCATCCCGTCCTTTTATTTTCTGATACGAATATCGAAATTTTGATACCTTATATTAATAAGTTTATAGGTAAAGTTGATTTAGAGAACTCACGCATGGAGATATTAAATTGGCAGGATTGGATTAATGCAGATTAA
- the rpe gene encoding ribulose-phosphate 3-epimerase: protein MKISASILAAPLSNLATVVPKLKPKAIDFIHMDVMDGNFVPQISFGEALTEEVGKLTKIPLDVHLMVNNPERHVSKYYKLKPEFITFHRETTDFPIRLAEEIRKNGIKAGIALNPGTPVKMIQDCLPYIDLILIMTVEPGFYGQSFVKSGLEKINRAKELIGSYPIQLEVDGGVNTGNIERLSDVGVNICVAGSALFKSGKPNESALGLKNLTNT, encoded by the coding sequence ATAAAAATTTCAGCCTCAATTCTGGCTGCCCCACTGAGCAATCTTGCAACAGTGGTTCCAAAGTTAAAACCAAAGGCAATCGATTTTATTCATATGGATGTTATGGATGGAAATTTTGTTCCACAGATCAGTTTTGGAGAAGCCTTAACCGAAGAAGTTGGCAAGCTTACAAAAATCCCGCTGGATGTACATCTAATGGTAAATAATCCAGAGCGACATGTTTCGAAGTATTACAAGTTAAAGCCGGAATTCATAACTTTTCACAGAGAAACTACAGACTTTCCAATTCGTTTAGCTGAAGAAATTCGAAAAAATGGAATCAAAGCTGGTATTGCTCTAAATCCTGGAACTCCAGTTAAGATGATTCAAGATTGCCTTCCTTACATTGATTTAATTTTGATTATGACTGTTGAGCCTGGATTTTATGGGCAAAGTTTTGTTAAGAGCGGACTAGAAAAAATCAATAGGGCAAAAGAACTAATTGGTTCCTATCCAATTCAGCTAGAAGTGGATGGTGGAGTAAATACAGGCAATATAGAGCGACTATCTGATGTTGGCGTAAATATTTGCGTTGCAGGATCTGCACTTTTTAAGTCGGGCAAGCCAAATGAAAGCGCTCTCGGTCTTAAAAACTTGACAAATACCTAG
- a CDS encoding KH domain-containing protein: MHSEALLRYIVSFLVDKPEAVNVREVEAEDETILELIVAPEDIGKVIGRNGRIAKSLRTLIAASSAKEGKNYSLEIID; this comes from the coding sequence ATGCACTCAGAAGCATTACTTAGATATATCGTTTCCTTTTTAGTTGACAAGCCAGAGGCAGTGAACGTTCGAGAAGTAGAAGCAGAGGATGAGACTATACTTGAACTCATTGTTGCTCCAGAAGATATTGGTAAGGTAATTGGTCGTAATGGACGAATTGCCAAATCTCTTCGAACTCTCATAGCAGCGTCTAGCGCGAAAGAAGGAAAAAATTACAGTTTAGAAATCATTGATTGA
- the trmD gene encoding tRNA (guanosine(37)-N1)-methyltransferase TrmD: protein MQINFITLFPNKILSYFSEGLQKKAIDKGVFSVSIVNLRDFSSDRFGRVDDTVYGGGPGMLLKVEPIHKALLSLGDKKGIVCLMSPSGTPYSQRIASEFAEKKTNLTFISGYYEGIDHRVTEHLVDVELSLGNYVLSSGDLPSLCVSDSVIRLLPGFMGDSYGSLIEESHNEEGQLEYPQYTKPQNYNEWLVPDILISGNHLEISKWKEKNRKQMNR, encoded by the coding sequence ATGCAGATTAATTTCATTACTCTATTCCCGAACAAAATTTTATCCTATTTCTCGGAAGGGCTTCAAAAGAAAGCAATAGATAAGGGAGTTTTCTCTGTAAGCATTGTAAATCTTAGAGATTTTTCTAGCGATAGGTTTGGTCGAGTCGATGATACAGTCTATGGTGGAGGTCCGGGAATGCTCTTAAAAGTTGAGCCCATTCACAAGGCTCTCCTTTCCCTTGGAGATAAAAAAGGAATTGTTTGTTTGATGAGTCCGAGTGGAACTCCTTATTCGCAAAGAATCGCAAGCGAGTTTGCTGAAAAAAAAACAAATTTAACCTTTATTTCTGGCTATTATGAAGGTATTGATCATCGGGTTACTGAACATTTAGTTGACGTAGAACTGAGCCTTGGAAACTATGTTTTATCATCAGGAGATTTGCCTTCGCTTTGTGTTTCCGATTCAGTGATTAGGCTCCTACCTGGTTTTATGGGTGATTCTTACGGTAGTTTAATCGAGGAGTCACACAATGAAGAAGGGCAGTTAGAATACCCTCAGTATACTAAACCACAAAACTATAATGAATGGTTAGTTCCTGATATTTTAATCAGTGGAAACCATTTAGAAATTAGTAAATGGAAAGAAAAGAATAGAAAGCAAATGAATCGTTAA
- a CDS encoding HD domain-containing protein → MKVIKISDLKVGSKYTKPLYLDKDSIFINANTSVSEADITRLNKFGFKEVLTHGELVQEVSPSEMVLDTNSFPTNDHDFKMLQLKNTYLHIEKNVPAFETVFKDSFVVMQALFRKISEDKAFDINPVRDTADKLVDQVRTNSHLCFCLINHKPNGYYLYNQVVYATLFALIIGSLLEYSRPKMIELAISGLLADIGMAKIPSVISEKNSTLTDDEFKVIKKHPLFGYQILTKVLKLKNALGLVALQHHENFDGSGYPQKIQKKEIDEFARVFTIGDNFAAHILDRPWRKALLPYEAMKNMISLNTNKYDLGYIRLFLNKIAMYPIGSWVELSDSSKAIVIDSNPNKPLRPSLMVVRNSNGMKTKDSAFINLSEEDKIYITKAIPSDD, encoded by the coding sequence ATGAAGGTAATTAAAATATCTGATTTAAAGGTTGGTAGCAAATATACGAAACCCTTATATTTGGATAAAGATAGCATATTTATAAATGCAAATACTTCCGTTTCGGAAGCAGACATTACACGTCTGAATAAGTTTGGATTTAAAGAAGTGCTAACTCATGGTGAATTAGTTCAAGAAGTTTCTCCGAGTGAAATGGTTCTTGATACGAATTCTTTTCCAACAAATGATCATGATTTCAAAATGCTACAGTTGAAAAATACTTATTTGCATATTGAAAAAAATGTTCCAGCCTTTGAGACCGTTTTTAAAGACAGCTTCGTAGTCATGCAGGCACTTTTTCGAAAAATTTCAGAGGATAAAGCATTTGATATAAATCCTGTCCGTGATACTGCTGATAAATTAGTAGACCAAGTCAGAACAAATTCCCATTTATGTTTTTGTTTAATCAACCATAAACCAAACGGATACTATCTCTATAATCAAGTAGTCTATGCAACATTGTTTGCGTTAATTATTGGTTCTCTATTAGAATATTCAAGACCTAAAATGATAGAACTAGCAATATCTGGACTACTAGCCGATATTGGAATGGCAAAAATTCCATCTGTAATTTCTGAGAAGAATTCTACCTTGACTGACGATGAGTTTAAAGTAATCAAGAAACATCCTCTTTTTGGTTATCAAATTTTAACAAAGGTGTTAAAATTAAAAAATGCTTTAGGTTTAGTTGCATTGCAACACCACGAAAATTTTGACGGTAGTGGCTATCCTCAGAAAATTCAAAAGAAAGAAATTGATGAATTCGCTAGAGTCTTTACAATTGGAGATAATTTTGCTGCTCACATATTGGATAGACCTTGGAGGAAAGCTCTTTTACCATATGAAGCAATGAAGAATATGATTAGTCTAAATACTAATAAATATGACTTGGGTTATATCCGTCTATTCTTAAATAAAATAGCAATGTATCCGATAGGTTCTTGGGTTGAACTATCCGATTCTTCCAAGGCTATTGTAATTGATTCAAACCCGAATAAACCACTTAGACCTTCCTTGATGGTTGTTAGAAATTCAAACGGAATGAAAACCAAGGATTCAGCCTTTATAAACTTATCCGAGGAGGATAAAATTTATATAACTAAAGCTATTCCTTCCGATGATTAA
- a CDS encoding EscU/YscU/HrcU family type III secretion system export apparatus switch protein, protein MIAVALKFLPEKNSAPIVVASGAGYLGEKINEIALANDVPIVKDKDLSSTLLRVPVGQEIPETLYKSVAVVFSFLYKIENELKSKRI, encoded by the coding sequence ATGATTGCAGTTGCATTAAAGTTTTTACCAGAAAAAAATAGCGCTCCTATCGTTGTTGCCAGCGGAGCTGGTTATTTAGGAGAAAAGATTAATGAAATTGCCTTGGCAAACGATGTGCCAATTGTAAAAGACAAAGATTTGTCGTCTACTCTATTAAGAGTGCCAGTTGGTCAAGAGATTCCAGAGACTCTTTATAAATCAGTTGCAGTGGTATTTAGCTTTTTATATAAAATAGAAAATGAATTGAAATCGAAACGCATTTAA
- a CDS encoding ribonuclease HII encodes MNQNPNSFQPEEFSLLENLQVFGVDEAGRGPLAGPLSLAMVSFSKSTLEKIFQKQVLKNLTDSKKLSEKKRESLYTEIYSCADLVVHQFISNKFIDKFGISYSIFDAIRKLVKKSKQYNLYLLIDGNYDFKAHQANSGFYFPYRSIVKGDSKVASISAASIIAKVKRDRFMDAIAEKFPEYEFKRHKGYGTALHIAKIREHGMSVIHRKSFQLKEGAHGV; translated from the coding sequence ATAAATCAGAATCCAAATTCGTTCCAACCTGAAGAGTTTTCTCTTCTTGAAAATCTTCAGGTCTTTGGAGTCGATGAAGCCGGACGAGGTCCTCTGGCAGGTCCTTTGTCTTTGGCAATGGTTTCCTTTTCAAAATCCACCTTAGAAAAAATTTTCCAGAAGCAAGTTTTAAAGAATCTAACAGATTCAAAGAAGCTCTCTGAAAAAAAGAGAGAAAGTCTCTATACGGAAATTTACTCTTGTGCAGATCTAGTTGTTCACCAATTCATTAGTAATAAATTTATTGACAAATTTGGAATATCCTATTCTATATTCGATGCAATACGAAAACTCGTAAAAAAATCAAAGCAATATAATCTTTATTTATTAATCGATGGAAATTATGACTTTAAAGCTCACCAAGCCAATTCAGGTTTTTACTTTCCCTATAGATCCATTGTAAAGGGGGATTCAAAAGTTGCTTCTATTTCTGCAGCATCGATAATTGCAAAAGTAAAACGAGATCGTTTTATGGATGCTATTGCCGAAAAATTTCCTGAATATGAATTCAAGCGGCATAAGGGATACGGTACTGCACTGCATATTGCGAAAATAAGAGAGCATGGTATGTCTGTTATTCATAGAAAATCGTTTCAGTTAAAAGAAGGAGCGCATGGAGTTTAG
- the rplS gene encoding 50S ribosomal protein L19, with protein sequence MNHEIAKLFESDLNRRKINFSVGDTVKVHYKIVESGKERTQIYEGVVISIVNKMNDKSFNVRRVSYDIGVERIFPLYSPKISKIELVRKGHVRRAKLYFLREKSGKTARIKELRGGQAIVQAERKKEKELAQSQKDAATEAQVTAAA encoded by the coding sequence ATGAACCATGAAATCGCAAAATTATTTGAATCAGACCTGAACAGAAGAAAAATTAATTTTTCTGTTGGAGACACCGTAAAAGTGCATTACAAAATTGTCGAATCCGGAAAAGAAAGAACACAGATATATGAAGGCGTTGTTATCTCTATCGTAAACAAGATGAATGATAAGTCTTTCAATGTTAGAAGAGTTTCTTATGATATTGGTGTAGAAAGAATATTTCCTCTTTATTCCCCTAAGATTTCAAAAATTGAATTGGTTCGTAAGGGTCATGTTCGTAGAGCTAAGCTTTATTTCTTACGTGAAAAATCTGGCAAAACTGCTCGAATTAAAGAGTTACGTGGTGGACAGGCAATTGTTCAAGCTGAGCGTAAAAAAGAGAAAGAGTTGGCTCAATCTCAAAAAGACGCTGCAACTGAAGCACAAGTTACCGCAGCGGCATAG
- a CDS encoding YraN family protein, with the protein MDNTIRGREGEELACQFLKEQGHEVLFRNFRNRLGEIDIVSVKQDSIFFIEVKNWEGNLISPLEVFTKKKISLMRKLAEFFFFSNPKYRGNFFVSFCLIEIRKDKVHFHRDLF; encoded by the coding sequence GTGGATAATACAATTCGAGGACGAGAAGGGGAAGAGCTAGCTTGTCAGTTTCTGAAGGAACAAGGTCATGAAGTTTTGTTTCGAAATTTCAGAAATCGATTAGGCGAGATTGATATTGTAAGTGTAAAGCAGGATTCGATTTTCTTTATTGAAGTAAAAAATTGGGAGGGAAATTTAATTTCTCCTCTTGAGGTATTTACGAAGAAGAAAATTAGTCTTATGAGAAAGCTGGCAGAATTTTTCTTTTTCTCCAATCCTAAGTATAGAGGAAATTTTTTTGTCTCTTTTTGTTTGATTGAAATACGAAAAGACAAAGTTCATTTCCACAGAGATTTGTTTTAG